TCGAGAGTGTGTCCGCGCTGAACGGTCACGCCAGTCGGCGGTACGTCGCAGATTTTGATGGTGTTGTTCTCGCTGGCCGTGATGGCATGCGCGAGGTCTTGGCCGACCTTCTTGGCATCCACGTCGAAAGCGGCGACGAACTCGACGTCGCGCACGTGGTACGGGCCGAACTGCACATGCATCAGACCGGGCACGCGCTGTTGTGGATCGGCATCCTTGTAGTACTCAATACCTTGCACTAGCGATGACGCGCAGTTACCTACACCGACGATCGCAACGCGAATCGAACTCATATCTAGCCTCTCCTTGATTCGCCGGTACGGCTATTGCCGCCGGAATTGGTTTGCTCATTGGCGATGAGCTCTGAGAGCCATCGCACCTCCCGCTCAACGCCGTCTCGGCCATGGCGGGCAAGTTCTTCGGTATACGAATCGACGCGCTCGGTGCCACGGGTGAACGAGGACCGAAGATCGGCCAGTCGCTCTTCCAACCGACTGCGGCGGCCTTCCAGAATGCGCATTCTTACCTCTTGATCAGTCTCCGAGAAGAAGGCAAAGTGAACGTCGAAACGTTCGTCGTCCCACGAGTCGGGACCGGTCTCTGCCAGTAGTTGCTCGAATCGCTCCTTGCCCTCGGCCGTGAGCTGGTAGACGATCTTGGCGCGACGACCACTGAGGGCTGGGGCGCCAGCATCGGCCGGACCGGCCTCGCTGATCAGATTGACTTCCAGTAGTTGCTTGAGGCAGGGATAGAGGGAACCGTAAGAAATAGCGCGGAAGCTTCCAAGCACCGAATTGAGGCGCTTGCGCAGTTCGTAGCCGTGCATCGGAGCATCGTGTAGGAGACCAAGCACCGCAAACTCAAGCACGCTGCTGCGTTTTCCCACGATCGACACCTCCTCCTGGCTCAACCCAGGGTTTGGGGTGATATATCGAGCCGATATATCTCTACGTTACCTCTAAGCAAACATTTGGCAAACTATCCGGCGGGTGAATCGCTGTGACGTCCGTCACCATCGAGGGCTACCGCAGGCTGCAATCCACACGTACGCTCTTCTGGTGGCAGTTCCCCGGTCCAGCGGCAACCCTCGCGGCACTCGCGCGCCGGGGGTAAGTAGCAAGCCACCGGCCGCTCGACCTGAACTGCGAGAACCGGAGGATGTCGACGATCCGACCGTCCCGCGCCGCGTTGTCGATCACACGCTGCAGCGTCGTTCGGCGTTGGCCTCGCTGGTTCTGACCGCGACCGGGGCGAGTGACCATCTCGACCCGCATCCCTATCTGCTGCGCGCCGCGCGCAACCATGGAATCTCCGCCCAGGAACGGTGCCCTTGGTGCCGCAAGGAGGAGAGCCTCAAGTACCTCAACTACGTCTATGGGGACGAACTCGGCGCATACTCGGGCCGACTGCGAACCGCAACCGAATTGCGCTCGATGGCTTTTGAACACGGGCAGTTCCGGGTGTACGTGGTGGAAGTGTGTGCGGACTGCGGTTGGAACCACCTTGTGCGAAGTTACGTCCTAGGTGATGGCGTGCCGCGCGCCGCTTTGCGCGCACCTCGCGATTTGCTGGACTGATCGCCGACTCCGGCACTGCACGCGAGGCAAGCCGAGAGACCGCTGACTGACGAGCAATGGATGGTGCCGAATGGCCGAGCGTGACGAGAAGAGTCCGAAGCGTCGTCGACGCCTCATTGACTACCCTCGCCGCAACAAGACCGGCATCCGGCACTGGCTACCGAGTTGGAAGCTCATTCTCGGCAGTTTCGCGACCTTCATCCTGGTCCTGGTCGGCGGTTTTGCCGCCGCGGTTGCGTTCACCACAATTCCACAAGCCAACGAGGTCGCGCGGGCGGAAAAGACCATTGTCTACTGGAACGACGGCACCACCGAGATGGGCCAACTCGGCGAGGCGAACCGCATCAGTGTCCCGTTGTCAGACGTTCCCAGCGACACCCAGCACGCGGTTCTGGCGGCCGAGGACCGTGACTTCTACCAACACGGTGGCTTCGATCCGACGGCCCTGGTGCGAGCGACGCTCAACGATGTCAGGGGCGGGGCTACGCAGGGTGCCTCGACGATTACCCAGCAGTACGCGAAGAACGCCTACCTGAGCCAGGACCAGACACTGATTCGCAAGGCTCGTGAGTTGGTGTTGTCGGTCAAGCTGGAGACCCAGTCGTCCAAGGACGACATCCTGTCCGACTACCTCAACACCATCTATTTCGGTCGCGGCGCCTATGGCATAGAGACAGCCTCCCAGGCCTACTTCGGGCGCCCGGTGTCAGAGCTGAACCTCAACCAGTCGGCAGCTTTGGCGGCAATCATCCGTGCACCTGGTGGGTACGCACCTGAGAACAACAAGGACAAGTTGCAAGCCCGGTTCGACTACGTCATCAGCGGCATGGTCACCAAGGGCTGGATCACCCAAGCGCAAGCCGACGCCGCCAGCCTGCCCAAGTTCCAGGACTACAAGCCCATTCGCTCATCGTTGCGCGGGACCAATGGCTACCTCCTTGAGTCCGTCCAGCGCGAGATGATCAGCCGCGGCTACAGCGAAGAAGACCTCAACCTCGGTGGTTTCCGCGTCGTGACCACATTCGACAAGAACGCCCAGCGGGACGCGGTCAATGCGGTCGAGACCTCTGGACCTGGTCCGGAGAAGGGCCTTCGCATCGGTCTGACCTCTGTCGATGCCCAAACCGGCGAGGTAGTCGCAATGTATGGCGGGGCGAACTACCTGAAGAACCAGTACTCCAACGCGGATCAGGCAACGGCGCTCGCGGGTTCGACGTTCAAACCGTTTGCCCTTGCTGCCGCAACGGAGCAGGGCATTGGACTGGACTCCTATTGGGACGGAAGCTCGCCCAGGACGATTCAGGGCTACACGCTGCAGAACGAGGACAACGCCTCCTACGGCACCATCAGCCTGTTGTCCGCCACCGAGAATTCGGTCAACACCGTCTACGTCGATCTGGCGACTCAACTTGGCACCGACAACGTGATGAACGCGGCAGTGCGAGCCGGTGTGCCACAGGACACCGTCGGGCTCAAAGCCGACCCGACAACGGTCTTGGGAACAGCGTCTCCGACCACCGAGGTGATGGCTGGCGCATACGCCACGTTTGCCAACGGTGGTAAGCAGATCAAGCCCACCACCATCAAAGAAATCAGCCGCGACGGCAAGGTGGAGTACACCTACCAGCCGCAGGCAAACCGAGCCTTCACCCAGGACGTCGCCAACACCGTCAACTACGCGTTGCAGAAGGTCGTCACCAGCGGTACCGGGTACGCGGCAGCAAGCATTGGTCGACCGGCTGCGGGCAAGACGGGAACGACTGACAACAACCGGTCCGCCTGGTTTGTCGGCTACACCCCGCAGTTGTCAACGGCCGTGATGATGGCCAAGCAGAACAGCAAGGGCGAATCGATCTCGCTCTACGGAACGGGTGGCGGCGGCAGCGTCTACGGTGGCTCGTACCCCGCGCGGATCTGGGCTACCTACATGGCTGCGGCAACGGCCGATCAGCCGGTTGAGAACTTCACCGATCCCGCGAACATGGTCAGCGATTACTCGAACTCACCCAGCCAGACACCTTCGCCCAGCCAATCAGCATCGGAGTCGCCGACTCCGTCGGCGACCACCCGGCGACCGATCCCAAGTGCCACTGCGTCCAGCCCACAGTCGGCTGCTCCGCCCAGGCAACGGCCAACTCCATCGGCCGTGACCCCGGCTCCGTAGTCACGGTTGGTGGGCTAAGCCCCGGCCATCGGTTGTTGACCAACCGCCGGCCTCGATTGCCGTCTCGGTCGCACTGCGGTCCCAGCGATCCGGTGCGCCGTCCAGCACGCCACCACCGGGATCGTCTTGGTCTTCTTGCCACCCGTCTGTTCTGACCGGGTCGTATTCCGGTCGCAGAATGTCGCGAATCACCATGGCTGCGAAGTAACAGGTCGCGACGATGTGGATCATGATCGCCAGGGAGTACCACCCCGATGG
Above is a genomic segment from Candidatus Nanopelagicales bacterium containing:
- a CDS encoding PadR family transcriptional regulator, with protein sequence MLEFAVLGLLHDAPMHGYELRKRLNSVLGSFRAISYGSLYPCLKQLLEVNLISEAGPADAGAPALSGRRAKIVYQLTAEGKERFEQLLAETGPDSWDDERFDVHFAFFSETDQEVRMRILEGRRSRLEERLADLRSSFTRGTERVDSYTEELARHGRDGVEREVRWLSELIANEQTNSGGNSRTGESRRG
- a CDS encoding DUF5318 family protein codes for the protein MAVPRSSGNPRGTRAPGVSSKPPAARPELREPEDVDDPTVPRRVVDHTLQRRSALASLVLTATGASDHLDPHPYLLRAARNHGISAQERCPWCRKEESLKYLNYVYGDELGAYSGRLRTATELRSMAFEHGQFRVYVVEVCADCGWNHLVRSYVLGDGVPRAALRAPRDLLD
- a CDS encoding penicillin-binding protein, with translation MAERDEKSPKRRRRLIDYPRRNKTGIRHWLPSWKLILGSFATFILVLVGGFAAAVAFTTIPQANEVARAEKTIVYWNDGTTEMGQLGEANRISVPLSDVPSDTQHAVLAAEDRDFYQHGGFDPTALVRATLNDVRGGATQGASTITQQYAKNAYLSQDQTLIRKARELVLSVKLETQSSKDDILSDYLNTIYFGRGAYGIETASQAYFGRPVSELNLNQSAALAAIIRAPGGYAPENNKDKLQARFDYVISGMVTKGWITQAQADAASLPKFQDYKPIRSSLRGTNGYLLESVQREMISRGYSEEDLNLGGFRVVTTFDKNAQRDAVNAVETSGPGPEKGLRIGLTSVDAQTGEVVAMYGGANYLKNQYSNADQATALAGSTFKPFALAAATEQGIGLDSYWDGSSPRTIQGYTLQNEDNASYGTISLLSATENSVNTVYVDLATQLGTDNVMNAAVRAGVPQDTVGLKADPTTVLGTASPTTEVMAGAYATFANGGKQIKPTTIKEISRDGKVEYTYQPQANRAFTQDVANTVNYALQKVVTSGTGYAAASIGRPAAGKTGTTDNNRSAWFVGYTPQLSTAVMMAKQNSKGESISLYGTGGGGSVYGGSYPARIWATYMAAATADQPVENFTDPANMVSDYSNSPSQTPSPSQSASESPTPSATTRRPIPSATASSPQSAAPPRQRPTPSAVTPAP